A genomic region of Terriglobales bacterium contains the following coding sequences:
- a CDS encoding ABC transporter permease, translated as MNFRQILSRGKRELPCVIAFAVLLLALALRAPDFFDAQNLRDLLVNTAPTLIVALGMTIVILTGEIDISVGSLFAVCSVALGWLAKAGVPILVLPLVALAIGAILGACNGWLVARVGMPSIIVTLATYIAWRDGLLWITQGAWVQNLPAGFQWFGFSQRVGETLIVGFALILLIVFAVALRHLSGGRAVYAVGCDREASRLAGIDPRSIVFGSFVLMGALTGLAALLNAIRFSAIPSNLGTGLELKAIAAVVVGGVSITGGRGTVIGALFGTALLGSIGTALVFAGINPFWEKAIQGAIILTAVFADAAVSRIQKHVHLDFSRAGSA; from the coding sequence CTGACTTCTTCGACGCGCAGAATCTGCGCGATCTGCTCGTCAATACGGCTCCTACTCTGATCGTGGCGCTGGGAATGACAATTGTGATTCTCACCGGCGAGATCGATATCTCCGTTGGGTCGCTCTTCGCGGTGTGCAGCGTGGCGCTTGGATGGCTGGCAAAAGCCGGCGTTCCCATTCTTGTACTTCCGCTGGTGGCGCTCGCGATCGGAGCCATTCTCGGCGCATGCAACGGTTGGCTGGTCGCCCGCGTGGGAATGCCTTCCATCATCGTTACCCTCGCGACCTACATTGCCTGGCGCGATGGCTTGCTTTGGATTACACAGGGCGCATGGGTGCAGAATCTGCCGGCAGGATTCCAATGGTTTGGATTCTCGCAGCGCGTCGGGGAAACGCTGATCGTTGGTTTTGCGCTGATCCTGCTGATTGTTTTCGCAGTTGCTCTGCGTCACCTAAGCGGAGGACGAGCTGTGTACGCCGTAGGCTGCGATCGCGAAGCTTCTCGGTTGGCAGGTATTGATCCGCGCAGCATTGTCTTCGGCAGCTTCGTACTGATGGGCGCTCTTACTGGTCTGGCGGCTCTCCTCAACGCGATAAGATTTTCGGCGATTCCCAGCAACCTCGGTACCGGCCTCGAGCTAAAGGCCATTGCGGCTGTCGTGGTCGGCGGCGTCTCCATTACAGGAGGACGCGGAACCGTGATTGGCGCCCTTTTCGGAACAGCGCTGCTCGGCAGCATCGGAACTGCACTGGTGTTTGCCGGAATCAATCCATTCTGGGAAAAAGCAATTCAAGGCGCGATCATTCTCACCGCAGTCTTTGCCGATGCGGCCGTAAGCAGAATCCAAAAGCATGTCCACCTCGACTTCTCCCGCGCCGGAAGCGCCTGA